In the genome of Candidatus Zixiibacteriota bacterium, one region contains:
- a CDS encoding archaemetzincin family Zn-dependent metalloprotease, with protein sequence MRLYILPLRFSDKNLLNSLSFALENSFKIPVVISSSSFSLDGGMDPLRDQFNSTWILSQLLKSEAEESCKILGVTSVDLFVPVLTYVFGEAQLDGRAAVVSIYRLRDELYGLPKNPEKLKARLEKEAVHELGHTFGLIHCQDPRCVMYTSTYAEEIDFKSREFCSNCSSLLEKKKDDLLKKENTAQES encoded by the coding sequence GTGCGCCTATATATATTGCCTCTGAGATTTTCAGATAAAAACCTGCTGAATAGCCTCTCGTTTGCTCTGGAGAATAGTTTCAAAATCCCGGTCGTGATATCTTCCAGTTCCTTTTCCCTGGATGGGGGGATGGATCCACTTAGAGACCAGTTCAACTCCACCTGGATATTATCACAGTTATTGAAATCAGAGGCTGAAGAATCGTGCAAGATTTTAGGCGTAACTTCAGTCGATCTTTTTGTCCCGGTTTTAACTTACGTTTTCGGTGAAGCCCAGTTAGATGGACGAGCGGCAGTAGTTTCCATTTACCGGCTCAGAGATGAATTGTACGGCTTGCCAAAGAATCCAGAAAAACTAAAAGCTCGTCTGGAAAAAGAAGCAGTTCACGAATTAGGACATACCTTCGGGCTAATACACTGTCAGGACCCCAGGTGTGTGATGTATACTTCCACCTATGCGGAAGAGATAGATTTCAAATCCAGGGAATTCTGCAGTAACTGCTCTTCCCTTCTGGAGAAGAAAAAGGACGACCTGTTAAAAAAAGAGAACACAGCTCAAGAGAGTTAG
- a CDS encoding hydrogenase iron-sulfur subunit — translation MQKEFEPKIVGFLCTWCSYTGADMAGTSRMKYPPNILIVRVMCSGRVDPTFVLKAFREGADGVLIAGCHPGDCHYINGNMKTMRRYPLLVKLLESFGIENKRIRLEWVSAAEGEKFSNVVKDFTSVVKKLGPLNWKAIENQIKPAEIMVEKEKPFPGVEEVRI, via the coding sequence ATTCAAAAAGAGTTTGAGCCTAAAATCGTGGGTTTTTTGTGCACCTGGTGTAGCTACACAGGTGCAGATATGGCTGGAACCTCCAGGATGAAGTATCCTCCCAACATCTTGATTGTAAGGGTGATGTGTTCTGGCCGCGTCGATCCTACTTTTGTCTTAAAAGCGTTTCGGGAAGGAGCTGATGGAGTTCTAATTGCCGGCTGTCATCCTGGAGATTGCCATTATATCAATGGTAATATGAAAACCATGAGAAGATACCCTCTTTTGGTGAAGCTTTTAGAGAGTTTCGGTATTGAAAATAAAAGAATAAGATTGGAATGGGTTTCAGCCGCAGAGGGGGAAAAATTTTCCAATGTGGTCAAGGATTTCACTTCTGTAGTGAAAAAATTAGGACCCCTTAACTGGAAAGCAATAGAGAACCAGATTAAGCCGGCCGAGATAATGGTGGAAAAGGAGAAGCCATTTCCCGGAGTTGAGGAGGTAAGAATATGA
- a CDS encoding Ni/Fe hydrogenase subunit alpha → MKKISIDPITRLEGHGRIDIFLNDKGEVANAYFIVPELRGFEKFCEGRPVEELMVLTPRICGVCPTSHHLASAKAADAVYHCEIPSVAKKLRELMNSAYYVADHTTHFYALGGPDFVVGPDAPKAERNILGVIKKVGLEIGGKVIRQRAICHEVVSMLGGKYVHPSAATVGGMGKGLSEEERKKCQEIAEESVEFGKFSLKVFGDIVLSNKAYVDLITSDAYTLKTYYMGLVDDKNKVNFYEGKIRVVDPEGKEFSKFEGKDYLNHIVEGVEPWTYLKFPYLKSVGWKGLVDGKDSGVYRVAPLARLNASDGMATPLAQEEYQRMYETLGGKPVHFTLANHWARLVELLYAAERFLELSKDPEITDPNTRVIPTAKPDEGIGVVEAPRGTLIHHYQTDERGVTRKVNLIVATINNHAAISLSIKKAAFGLIKSGKEVSDGILNMIEMAFRAYDPCFGCATHFLPGEMPMEIKIYDHNRKLVNVIRQD, encoded by the coding sequence ATGAAAAAGATAAGTATCGATCCGATTACTCGTTTAGAGGGACACGGAAGAATAGATATATTTCTGAATGATAAAGGGGAGGTAGCTAATGCCTATTTCATAGTCCCGGAGCTGCGCGGCTTTGAAAAGTTCTGCGAGGGAAGACCCGTGGAGGAATTGATGGTTCTGACCCCTCGCATCTGCGGGGTCTGTCCCACCTCCCATCATCTGGCTTCAGCCAAAGCCGCGGATGCGGTTTATCATTGCGAGATACCATCCGTGGCCAAGAAGCTCCGGGAATTGATGAACTCGGCTTATTACGTAGCGGATCATACTACCCATTTCTATGCTTTAGGAGGTCCAGACTTCGTGGTTGGACCAGATGCCCCAAAAGCTGAAAGGAATATCTTAGGAGTTATAAAGAAAGTAGGTTTAGAGATTGGCGGAAAAGTGATCCGCCAGAGAGCTATCTGCCACGAGGTGGTCTCGATGTTAGGGGGAAAATATGTTCACCCCTCAGCCGCTACTGTGGGAGGTATGGGAAAGGGACTCTCTGAGGAGGAAAGAAAGAAATGCCAGGAGATTGCAGAGGAATCAGTTGAATTCGGTAAGTTTTCCCTGAAGGTTTTTGGCGATATCGTGCTTTCCAATAAAGCCTATGTAGACTTAATAACCTCGGATGCTTACACTCTCAAAACCTACTATATGGGACTGGTGGATGATAAAAACAAGGTCAACTTTTATGAGGGTAAAATACGGGTCGTGGATCCAGAGGGAAAGGAATTTTCCAAGTTCGAGGGGAAGGATTACTTAAATCATATCGTCGAAGGGGTGGAACCCTGGACTTATCTTAAATTCCCCTATCTGAAAAGCGTCGGCTGGAAAGGGCTGGTGGATGGAAAAGACAGCGGCGTCTATCGGGTAGCACCTCTGGCAAGGCTGAATGCCTCAGATGGCATGGCTACGCCCCTGGCTCAGGAGGAGTACCAGAGGATGTACGAAACCTTGGGAGGAAAGCCGGTTCATTTTACCCTGGCTAACCACTGGGCGAGGTTGGTGGAATTATTATATGCGGCGGAGAGATTTTTGGAGCTGTCCAAAGACCCGGAGATCACTGATCCCAATACCAGGGTAATACCGACTGCCAAGCCGGACGAAGGGATCGGTGTAGTGGAAGCACCGCGCGGGACCCTGATTCATCACTATCAAACTGACGAAAGAGGAGTCACCAGGAAGGTCAATCTGATTGTGGCTACTATAAACAATCATGCCGCAATCTCCTTATCCATCAAGAAAGCAGCCTTCGGGCTGATAAAGTCTGGAAAGGAAGTGTCAGACGGTATTCTGAATATGATCGAGATGGCATTCCGGGCTTATGATCCCTGTTTTGGCTGCGCTACTCACTTTCTACCCGGGGAGATGCCTATGGAAATAAAAATTTACGACCATAACAGAAAACTGGTAAATGTGATAAGACAAGATTAG
- a CDS encoding oxidoreductase — translation MSKPKLALYWAASCGGCEIAVLEIKEKILDVANVFDIVLWPCVMDFKYEDLEKLGNKEIDLCLFNGAIRTSEHEHLAKLLRDKSKVMVAYGTCACEGGIPGLANEFDKESIFQRVYLETPSTYNPDKKFPIENYDMPEGKIHLPAFYDTVRSLKQTVQVEYFIPGCPPLEKTTWKALEAVIKGDLPPVGSFLGAGDKTVCEECPRKKEEKKIKGFYRSHLKIPEPEKCLLEQGIICAGPATRSGCEAACIKANLPCWGCYGPPPGVSDVGAKFMSALASVIDSDDEKEVNKILEGIVDPIGTFYRFGLASSILRRKKISQEKKE, via the coding sequence ATGAGCAAACCTAAATTGGCTTTATATTGGGCGGCTTCTTGCGGCGGATGCGAGATAGCAGTTTTAGAGATAAAGGAGAAAATCTTAGATGTAGCCAATGTATTTGATATTGTCTTGTGGCCCTGCGTGATGGATTTCAAATATGAGGATTTGGAGAAGTTGGGGAACAAAGAGATAGATCTATGTCTTTTTAATGGTGCTATTCGGACCTCAGAGCATGAACATTTAGCAAAACTTCTAAGAGATAAATCAAAGGTTATGGTTGCGTATGGAACCTGCGCCTGCGAAGGTGGGATACCTGGATTGGCTAATGAATTTGACAAAGAGAGTATCTTTCAGAGGGTATATTTAGAGACCCCCTCAACGTATAACCCAGATAAAAAATTCCCTATTGAAAACTATGATATGCCCGAGGGAAAGATTCACCTTCCAGCTTTTTATGATACAGTAAGAAGTTTAAAACAAACCGTTCAAGTTGAATATTTCATTCCGGGATGTCCGCCATTAGAGAAGACCACCTGGAAAGCTTTAGAGGCGGTGATAAAAGGGGATTTGCCACCGGTCGGTTCATTTTTGGGTGCCGGTGATAAGACGGTATGTGAGGAGTGTCCCAGAAAAAAGGAAGAGAAAAAGATAAAAGGGTTTTATCGCTCTCATTTGAAGATACCTGAGCCAGAAAAATGTCTTTTAGAGCAGGGGATCATCTGCGCTGGACCGGCCACCCGTTCTGGCTGTGAAGCGGCTTGCATCAAAGCCAATCTCCCCTGCTGGGGATGTTATGGACCACCTCCAGGGGTCTCGGATGTCGGGGCAAAATTCATGTCCGCTTTAGCATCGGTAATAGATTCGGATGATGAGAAGGAGGTAAATAAAATCTTGGAGGGAATTGTGGACCCAATTGGAACATTTTATCGCTTCGGCTTAGCCAGCTCCATTTTAAGAAGAAAGAAGATAAGCCAGGAGAAGAAAGAATGA
- the nuoE gene encoding NADH-quinone oxidoreductase subunit NuoE encodes MEWVKAKEIISQSKERRESLIEVLQDIQAEYNYLPREVLNQISQELQMPLSQVLRVATFYAAFSLKPRGRHLINVCLGTACHVRGGGRILEKLERELGIKSGEASSDLKFSLETVRCIGCCSLAPVIRIDEDTHGRLRQDKIPRILKKYT; translated from the coding sequence ATGGAATGGGTGAAAGCGAAGGAAATAATCAGCCAATCTAAAGAAAGGCGGGAGTCATTAATTGAAGTATTGCAGGATATTCAAGCAGAATATAACTATTTGCCCAGAGAGGTATTGAACCAGATAAGCCAAGAATTACAAATGCCCTTAAGCCAAGTATTGAGAGTAGCAACTTTTTATGCAGCTTTCAGCTTAAAACCCAGAGGGCGCCATTTAATAAATGTATGCTTAGGAACCGCCTGCCATGTGCGTGGAGGGGGAAGAATCTTAGAGAAATTGGAGAGGGAATTAGGAATAAAGTCCGGTGAAGCCTCTTCTGATCTTAAATTTTCGCTCGAAACTGTTCGCTGTATTGGTTGCTGTAGTTTAGCTCCGGTTATAAGAATTGACGAAGACACCCACGGACGTCTAAGACAGGATAAGATCCCTAGGATATTGAAGAAGTATACTTGA
- the nuoF gene encoding NADH-quinone oxidoreductase subunit NuoF, translating to MKIKTKDDLKKIKEKGLKSIYPDKIKIIVGMATCGLATGAGEVFQSLSQEVEKQKLDFIVSQTGCLGFCQREPLAEVRIPGRPAIIYQEMTAKKSKELLTALTQKEIKKEWAMARSGNGASSIKDSISEGLQGIPLYDQIPFFKKQQKIALRNCGFIDPDNIEEYIAQGGYFSLEKALRTLNPEEIINEIKESGLRGRGGAGFPTGLKWSYCRKAPGEIKYVICNGDEGDPGAYMDRSVLEGDPHSVLEGMLIGGYAIGAKEGYIYVRAEYPLAIKKLKKAIQQAKEYGLLGENILGTDFSFPIKLNRGGGAFVCGEETALMASIEGRVGEPRLRPPYPAERGLWDKPTNINNVETWANIPVIIERGSDWFSQIGTEKSKGTKVFSLVGKVKNTGLLEVPMGITLKEIIFDIGEGILNNKKFKAVQTGGPSGGCIPAELIDLKVDYEELTQAGSMMGSGGMIVMDENTCMVDVARYFLSFLKDESCGKCTSCREGIIRLYQILTDICEGKGKEGDIELLEDLSSVVQSVSLCGLGGTAPNPVLSTIRYFRDEYQAHIKDKKCPAGVCKELIQYFILADKCTGCILCAKECPEKAISGERKKPHLIEQKRCIKCGVCFEVCNYDAVVIK from the coding sequence ATGAAAATAAAGACGAAGGATGACCTAAAAAAGATAAAGGAAAAGGGGCTGAAATCCATTTACCCTGATAAAATCAAAATTATTGTGGGAATGGCTACCTGCGGATTAGCCACAGGAGCTGGAGAGGTATTCCAGTCTCTTTCCCAAGAAGTAGAGAAACAAAAATTGGACTTCATTGTTTCTCAGACCGGCTGCTTAGGGTTTTGTCAAAGAGAGCCACTGGCGGAGGTTCGGATTCCGGGAAGACCAGCTATAATCTACCAGGAAATGACTGCCAAAAAGTCAAAGGAGCTATTAACTGCATTAACCCAAAAAGAGATTAAGAAAGAATGGGCTATGGCTCGTTCGGGAAATGGAGCTAGCTCAATAAAAGATTCAATTTCTGAAGGGTTGCAGGGAATTCCACTTTATGACCAAATTCCTTTCTTTAAAAAACAGCAAAAGATTGCCTTGAGAAATTGTGGTTTCATAGATCCTGATAATATTGAGGAATACATCGCCCAGGGGGGTTATTTCTCCCTGGAAAAAGCTCTTAGAACTCTAAATCCGGAAGAAATTATTAATGAGATAAAAGAATCTGGGCTAAGAGGTAGAGGAGGAGCTGGATTTCCCACTGGGTTAAAGTGGAGCTATTGTCGAAAAGCACCGGGTGAGATTAAGTATGTGATCTGCAACGGAGATGAAGGAGACCCCGGGGCTTACATGGATAGAAGTGTGTTGGAAGGGGACCCTCACAGCGTGCTTGAAGGTATGTTAATCGGTGGTTATGCTATAGGGGCAAAAGAGGGTTATATCTATGTGCGGGCAGAGTATCCTTTAGCTATAAAGAAACTGAAGAAAGCCATCCAACAGGCAAAAGAATATGGGCTTTTGGGTGAAAATATCTTGGGCACAGATTTCAGCTTTCCGATTAAACTAAACCGCGGTGGAGGAGCATTCGTTTGCGGCGAGGAGACCGCTTTGATGGCTTCCATTGAAGGTAGGGTGGGGGAGCCCAGATTAAGACCCCCTTATCCAGCAGAAAGAGGCCTGTGGGATAAACCTACAAATATTAATAATGTGGAGACTTGGGCAAATATCCCGGTCATAATTGAGCGAGGTTCCGATTGGTTTTCTCAAATTGGAACTGAGAAAAGTAAGGGAACAAAAGTCTTCTCCCTGGTGGGCAAAGTAAAAAATACCGGGTTATTAGAAGTCCCTATGGGAATAACTCTAAAGGAGATTATCTTCGATATTGGTGAAGGGATACTTAATAATAAAAAATTTAAAGCCGTGCAGACCGGCGGGCCATCCGGAGGTTGTATCCCGGCCGAATTAATTGACCTAAAGGTTGATTATGAGGAGCTAACTCAGGCTGGATCAATGATGGGCTCTGGTGGGATGATAGTTATGGATGAAAACACCTGTATGGTGGATGTGGCCCGATACTTTCTCAGCTTTCTCAAAGACGAATCTTGTGGTAAATGTACAAGCTGTCGAGAAGGGATAATAAGACTTTACCAAATCTTGACTGATATCTGCGAGGGAAAAGGAAAAGAGGGGGATATCGAATTATTGGAGGATTTATCTTCTGTGGTTCAATCTGTTTCCCTGTGCGGATTAGGAGGGACTGCACCCAATCCGGTTTTGTCCACTATCCGTTATTTCCGGGATGAATATCAGGCTCACATAAAGGACAAAAAGTGTCCGGCCGGGGTATGCAAGGAATTGATTCAATATTTCATATTGGCGGATAAATGCACTGGCTGCATCTTATGCGCCAAGGAATGCCCGGAAAAAGCAATATCCGGAGAAAGAAAAAAACCTCATCTCATAGAGCAAAAAAGATGCATCAAATGCGGAGTTTGCTTCGAAGTCTGTAACTACGATGCGGTGGTGATAAAATAA
- a CDS encoding 4Fe-4S binding protein produces the protein MVNLIIDDQKIEIEEGKTILEAAKKYNIEIPTLCYHQALAPYGSCQLCLVEIIDSGKSTLRTSCNYIVREGLQIRTNSPQVIKARKMVMELLLARCSNVKQIRELAEKMEVREHRFKIAKEDCILCGLCVRACTEAVGKSVINFVNRGEKREVTVPFDESSEECIGCAACALICPTGAITIEGEENILHHELTLGPPKAIYVPTLQAVPNKPVIDKESCIYFKTEQCKICEKFCEPQAINHQMVDEYRDIEVGAIILATGFDSFDPQIDKRYGYKVLDNVITGLEFEHLSNAGGPTMGRIVLKDGRKPESVAILHCIGSRDEKYHPYCSRVCCMYSLKIAHLVREKTEAKVYELYIDLRSFGKGYEEFYNRVMKEDVIFVRGKGAEVTDVAEKPEEKGKLIVKCEDTLLGMVRRIPVDMVILATALEPKKDAQEVARIFSIQRSRDGFFLERHPKLAPVATATDGVFLAGACQGPKDIPDTVAQGAAAAANVIAMIDKGVVSIEPIVSYIDPEKCAGCKLCLTLCPYNAIEFNDEKKVSQVQEALCKGCGTCVASCPSGIPIQYGFKDGQIFAEIEGVLETEKVEVKK, from the coding sequence ATGGTTAATTTAATCATAGATGACCAAAAAATAGAAATCGAAGAAGGCAAAACTATTTTGGAGGCGGCGAAAAAATATAACATCGAGATACCTACCTTATGTTACCACCAAGCCCTTGCCCCTTATGGATCCTGTCAGCTCTGCTTGGTAGAGATAATTGATTCTGGAAAATCTACACTCCGCACTTCTTGTAATTATATAGTTCGAGAGGGACTTCAAATAAGAACTAACTCTCCTCAAGTGATAAAAGCCCGGAAGATGGTGATGGAACTTCTTTTAGCCCGATGTTCCAACGTGAAACAGATAAGAGAACTGGCTGAAAAGATGGAAGTAAGAGAACATAGATTTAAAATAGCAAAGGAGGATTGTATCCTTTGTGGTCTTTGTGTGCGAGCTTGCACTGAAGCTGTGGGGAAGAGTGTGATTAACTTTGTCAACCGGGGGGAAAAGAGGGAAGTGACTGTCCCCTTTGATGAGTCTTCTGAGGAATGTATTGGTTGTGCAGCCTGTGCCTTAATCTGTCCCACTGGTGCCATTACCATAGAGGGGGAAGAGAACATATTACATCATGAATTGACCCTAGGTCCTCCTAAGGCTATATATGTTCCTACCTTGCAGGCAGTGCCTAATAAGCCGGTGATAGACAAAGAGAGCTGTATCTATTTTAAGACGGAGCAGTGTAAAATCTGCGAAAAATTCTGCGAGCCTCAAGCCATAAATCATCAGATGGTGGATGAATATAGAGATATCGAGGTGGGAGCGATTATCTTAGCTACGGGATTTGATTCCTTTGATCCCCAGATAGATAAGCGTTATGGTTATAAGGTACTTGACAATGTCATCACCGGCCTGGAGTTCGAACACCTGTCCAATGCTGGTGGTCCCACTATGGGAAGGATCGTCTTGAAGGACGGGAGGAAGCCGGAGAGTGTGGCTATCCTGCATTGTATTGGCAGCCGAGATGAAAAATACCACCCCTATTGTTCCCGGGTCTGCTGTATGTACTCTTTGAAAATAGCCCATTTGGTCAGAGAGAAAACTGAAGCTAAAGTCTATGAGCTTTACATAGATTTAAGGTCCTTTGGCAAAGGATATGAGGAATTCTATAATCGGGTCATGAAAGAGGATGTGATCTTCGTCCGGGGTAAGGGGGCGGAGGTAACCGATGTGGCGGAGAAGCCAGAAGAAAAAGGTAAGTTAATAGTCAAATGTGAGGATACCCTTTTGGGTATGGTCAGGAGAATTCCAGTGGATATGGTCATCTTAGCCACTGCCTTAGAGCCAAAAAAGGATGCCCAAGAGGTGGCTCGGATCTTCTCCATTCAGAGAAGCAGAGACGGGTTCTTCTTGGAAAGACATCCGAAATTGGCTCCGGTAGCAACGGCTACCGACGGAGTTTTCCTGGCTGGTGCCTGCCAAGGCCCCAAGGACATACCAGATACCGTGGCTCAGGGTGCCGCGGCAGCAGCCAATGTCATCGCCATGATAGACAAAGGGGTGGTGTCTATTGAGCCGATAGTGTCCTATATAGATCCGGAAAAATGCGCTGGCTGCAAGCTTTGTTTAACTCTTTGCCCCTATAATGCGATTGAGTTCAATGATGAAAAGAAAGTTTCCCAGGTCCAGGAGGCTTTGTGCAAAGGTTGTGGAACCTGTGTGGCTTCCTGTCCCTCCGGCATCCCGATTCAATATGGATTTAAAGATGGCCAGATCTTTGCAGAGATCGAGGGGGTACTGGAAACTGAGAAAGTTGAGGTAAAAAAATAG